Part of the Rhodococcus sp. OK302 genome is shown below.
ATGATGGTGACCACACAAAAGTATGAGGTTGTCGAAATCCGTTGGACCACTGTCCATCCAATGAAAAATATGGTGGGCGTCGCACCATCCGGGCGGGGTTCCGCAGCCAGGAAACGCGCATCCCCCATCCCTGACCGCCAAGGCTCGCCGCTGCGGGACCGTCGCGGTTCGCTCGTCGATTCCATGATTGAGCGGAACACCGTTCTTATCGAGCAGGATTCGGGTGACCATGCAATCGCAGGCCAGCATGCGGGCACTGTCGAGGCTGATGGGTCCGGCCCAGTTGGTGATCGCGTAACCCAACTCCTCCGCGGATGGGAGGAGATCTTTGAGAACTTGCAGGTCCGTGAGGTCTTTCGCGGTAGCGGTGATCGTCAGGTGCGGTTTGACGCCACCTTCGACGGGGCCGAGGCCGGCCATCTCGAAGCGGCGCAGTAGTTCACAGAAACCGTCAGCCCGTCGAAGTGCCGGAGTACGTAGATCTTTCACACCGTCAATTTCGGGTGTCGGCTTCGAAAGTCCGGACAACAATGCAATCAACCGGGCACCGTTGACGGCGTCGAGGTCACCTTTGACGCTGACCCGTCCGTACAAACCTTTCGAAGCGTAGAACTCGTTGCGCTCGGAATCTTCCCCAATGGGGATGCCGTCGTCGCGGTTGCCGTACTTCTTTTCGATGCGCCGGATGGCTGCCCGGACGGCGTCGCAGTCGGAAACTTTTTTCGAGGCGAGGTCCAGAAGGATTTCGCGGGCCTTCTCGATGTCCGCGATGTGCATGTTCTCGGGTGGGTGCTGGCAGAACTGTGCCACCTGACGGGCCTTGAGAGCGTCAATGTCACCGCCGTGAAAGGATTGTGCGACTACGGGTTCGAGCATGAACAACCGCGCAAGGCTGACCAGTTGACTGCATTCGCCGATCTCGAGATTAGTGGACCGATGCAGCCACTGGGCGATGGCCCGGAAGCCGGTATCGGGGAGGGCGTCACGGGTGAACATCTCGACAACGAGGTGCACCAGGCGTGATTGCATCTCATGGCGGGCGCG
Proteins encoded:
- a CDS encoding HNH endonuclease signature motif containing protein, which produces MGNREAWQLDGEGLKVEVLDLVRARHEMQSRLVHLVVEMFTRDALPDTGFRAIAQWLHRSTNLEIGECSQLVSLARLFMLEPVVAQSFHGGDIDALKARQVAQFCQHPPENMHIADIEKAREILLDLASKKVSDCDAVRAAIRRIEKKYGNRDDGIPIGEDSERNEFYASKGLYGRVSVKGDLDAVNGARLIALLSGLSKPTPEIDGVKDLRTPALRRADGFCELLRRFEMAGLGPVEGGVKPHLTITATAKDLTDLQVLKDLLPSAEELGYAITNWAGPISLDSARMLACDCMVTRILLDKNGVPLNHGIDERTATVPQRRALAVRDGGCAFPGCGTPPGWCDAHHIFHWMDSGPTDFDNLILLCGHHHRLLHHTEWSVEIGGDRRTRFYPPMSVDPYQVPIPGNSPPTAA